A genomic segment from Candidatus Desulfarcum epimagneticum encodes:
- a CDS encoding PAS domain-containing sensor histidine kinase, which translates to MKTAEDMIREKGGKLISIPLDASIHEALALMAENNVTSVLVSKDGVIEGIWTQRDLARNMLEEGFDPQKSRVGDHVARIPPVSPHTASIEALLKTFARSDSRYQLIEKDGRHIGLVSESDIIWHLFPKKARDYASLFEHVGCGVYISSKEGKFIDANKAMLDMLGYDSKEEFLEIDIARELYVNPGDRLFFQKIIERDGIVIDHEVEFKRRDGRPISVLHTGHVRYGQNGKILGYEGINVDQTQRKEMEKELREAHDFLNKIVQNSPNAIMAADMKGNIIIWNSAAEEMLDYRAKDVIGKLNIRKVYPEGIAVKIMRRLRAESDGGAGILKSYPLIAVRKDGGVVEGNLSAALICDEKGAEIASVGVVVDLKERLEMERRLRDTQKQLLQSEKLAAMGRLTSQVAHELNNPLYGIMNTLELLKTEISLENKRRKILEMALSEIMRLSEMIRKMLTFSRPDQELKEEIDINQGLDEIVILHEKQLRENNIAVSCDFDKGLPRVHASKNQLRQVFLNLISNARDAMPQGGTLSISTFSDKEAARVRFKDTGLGIPPQNIAKVFDTFFTTKDSLKGVGLGLSVCYGFMKDHGGDILVESEPGAGAAFTLVLPLPKKTP; encoded by the coding sequence ATGAAAACCGCCGAAGACATGATACGGGAAAAGGGGGGGAAGCTCATCTCCATCCCCCTCGACGCCTCCATCCATGAGGCGCTGGCGCTGATGGCCGAAAACAATGTCACGTCCGTTCTGGTTTCCAAAGACGGCGTGATTGAAGGCATATGGACCCAAAGGGACCTGGCCCGCAATATGCTGGAGGAGGGATTCGACCCCCAAAAATCCAGGGTGGGCGATCATGTCGCCCGGATCCCGCCCGTCTCCCCCCACACCGCCTCCATTGAGGCCCTTTTGAAAACATTCGCCAGGTCCGACTCCCGTTACCAGCTCATTGAAAAGGACGGCCGCCACATCGGCCTGGTTTCCGAAAGCGACATCATCTGGCATCTGTTTCCCAAAAAAGCCAGGGATTACGCCAGTCTGTTCGAGCATGTGGGGTGCGGGGTCTATATCAGCAGCAAGGAGGGAAAGTTTATTGACGCCAACAAGGCCATGCTGGATATGCTGGGATATGACAGCAAGGAGGAGTTCCTTGAAATCGATATCGCCCGGGAACTGTATGTGAACCCCGGGGATCGTCTTTTCTTTCAAAAAATCATTGAGCGGGACGGGATCGTCATTGATCACGAGGTGGAGTTCAAACGCCGGGACGGCCGTCCCATTTCGGTCCTGCACACGGGCCATGTCCGCTATGGCCAGAATGGAAAAATACTGGGCTACGAAGGCATCAATGTGGACCAGACCCAGAGAAAGGAGATGGAAAAAGAATTGAGGGAGGCCCATGATTTTTTGAACAAAATCGTGCAGAACTCTCCCAACGCCATCATGGCCGCCGACATGAAGGGCAACATCATCATCTGGAACAGCGCCGCCGAGGAGATGCTGGACTATCGGGCGAAGGATGTGATCGGAAAACTCAACATCCGCAAGGTGTATCCCGAGGGAATCGCGGTGAAAATCATGCGGCGGCTCCGGGCCGAAAGCGACGGGGGCGCGGGCATTTTGAAATCTTATCCCCTGATCGCCGTGCGAAAGGACGGCGGGGTGGTGGAGGGCAACCTTTCCGCGGCCCTGATCTGCGACGAAAAGGGGGCCGAGATCGCCAGCGTGGGGGTGGTGGTGGATTTAAAAGAGCGCCTTGAGATGGAAAGGCGGCTGCGGGACACACAAAAACAGCTGCTTCAGTCGGAAAAGCTCGCCGCCATGGGGCGTTTGACCTCCCAGGTGGCCCACGAGCTGAACAACCCCCTTTACGGCATCATGAACACCCTGGAGCTTTTGAAAACCGAGATTTCCCTGGAAAACAAGCGCAGAAAGATACTGGAGATGGCCCTTTCCGAGATCATGCGGCTGTCTGAGATGATCCGGAAAATGCTTACTTTTTCCAGGCCCGACCAGGAGCTGAAAGAGGAGATCGACATCAACCAGGGCCTGGACGAGATTGTGATTTTGCATGAAAAACAGCTCCGCGAAAACAATATCGCCGTGTCCTGCGATTTCGACAAGGGCCTGCCCCGGGTTCACGCCTCTAAAAATCAGCTCAGGCAGGTGTTTTTAAACCTGATCTCAAACGCCCGGGACGCCATGCCCCAGGGCGGGACCCTTTCCATCTCCACATTTTCCGACAAAGAGGCCGCGCGCGTCAGATTCAAAGACACCGGCCTGGGGATTCCTCCCCAGAACATCGCCAAGGTGTTCGACACCTTTTTCACCACCAAAGACAGCCTGAAGGGCGTGGGGCTCGGCCTGTCCGTGTGTTATGGATTCATGAAGGACCACGGCGGAGACATCCTTGTGGAAAGCGAGCCCGGGGCCGGCGCCGCCTTTACCCTGGTGTTGCCCCTCCCGAAAAAAACCCCCTGA
- the efp gene encoding Elongation factor P gives MYESADLRKGLKLEIDGDPYVVVQFSFVKPGKGQALYKCRLKNMITGVQFDKTFRSGDKFGKPDLEEVEMEYLYSEGDQLCFMNTANYEQEYLDKEHVGEAGHFLKENTVCQVLFFESRAIGLSLPNFVELEIIKTEPWAKGDTASGDSKPATLSTGHVLNVPPFVEEGETVRIDTRTGEYVERVKK, from the coding sequence ATGTATGAAAGCGCGGATCTTCGAAAAGGCCTTAAACTGGAAATAGACGGGGACCCCTATGTGGTGGTCCAGTTTTCATTTGTGAAGCCCGGAAAGGGACAGGCCCTTTACAAATGCAGACTCAAAAACATGATCACGGGCGTTCAGTTCGACAAGACATTCAGGTCCGGGGACAAGTTTGGAAAGCCCGATCTTGAGGAGGTGGAAATGGAATACCTGTACTCCGAAGGGGATCAGCTCTGTTTCATGAACACCGCCAACTATGAGCAGGAATACCTCGACAAAGAGCATGTGGGGGAGGCCGGGCATTTTTTGAAGGAAAACACGGTCTGCCAGGTTCTTTTTTTCGAAAGCCGCGCCATTGGTTTGTCGCTTCCCAACTTTGTGGAGCTTGAAATCATCAAAACCGAGCCCTGGGCCAAAGGAGACACCGCCTCCGGGGATTCAAAGCCCGCCACCCTTTCCACCGGCCATGTTCTGAATGTGCCTCCCTTTGTGGAGGAAGGGGAGACGGTGCGCATCGACACCCGGACCGGGGAATATGTGGAGCGGGTGAAAAAATAG
- the guaA gene encoding GMP synthetase (glutamine aminotransferase) (Evidence 2a : Function from experimental evidences in other organisms; PubMedId : 2982857, 3894345, 8548458; Product type e : enzyme): MILVIDFGSQYNQLIARRVRENRVYCRIEPPDITAAEVAAMKPDGIILSGGPSSIYEDESPQMDTAVLEMGIPILGICYGMQFLALAMGGEVTRSEKREYGRADLIIREKGSLLKDVRDTRCWMSHGDSIETLPRGFSAIALTRNTKIAAAENPEKKIYGLQFHPEVAHTPDGVKIMRRFIFDVCGCEPSWTMKKFAADSIEKIREKVGDKKVILGLSGGVDSSVTASLVQAAIGSRLTCVFIDNGLLRENEALDLKKTFKKNIASKIRLVSAKRKFLSALSKVTDPEKKRKIIGRIFVDVFEAEAQKIKGVEFLAQGTIYPDVIESKSAHGGPSAVIKSHHNVGGLPERMKLKLIEPLNSLFKDEVRELGLELGLDEGLIWRHPFPGPGLAIRIMGAVTQKKLSLLRKVDAILLDEIEKNKYGRKLWQAFAVLLPIKTVGVMGDKRTYDHIAAIRAVTSKDAMTADWARLPHDLLAEISNRIINEVDGINRAVYDITSKPPGTIEWE, from the coding sequence ATGATTTTAGTGATTGATTTCGGCTCCCAGTACAACCAGCTCATCGCAAGGCGCGTGCGGGAAAACCGTGTGTACTGCCGCATCGAGCCCCCGGACATCACGGCCGCCGAGGTGGCGGCCATGAAACCCGACGGCATCATCCTTTCCGGGGGGCCTTCCAGCATCTATGAGGACGAAAGCCCTCAAATGGACACAGCCGTTCTGGAGATGGGGATTCCCATCCTGGGCATCTGCTACGGCATGCAGTTTCTGGCCCTGGCGATGGGCGGAGAGGTGACACGGTCCGAAAAAAGAGAGTACGGCCGGGCCGATCTCATCATCCGGGAAAAAGGCTCTCTTTTAAAAGACGTCCGGGACACCCGGTGCTGGATGAGCCACGGCGATTCCATCGAAACGCTGCCCAGGGGGTTTTCAGCCATCGCGCTCACCCGGAACACAAAAATAGCGGCGGCGGAGAACCCGGAAAAAAAGATATACGGGCTTCAGTTTCACCCCGAGGTGGCCCACACCCCGGACGGCGTCAAAATCATGCGCCGTTTTATTTTTGACGTGTGCGGCTGCGAGCCGTCGTGGACCATGAAGAAGTTCGCCGCCGATTCCATTGAAAAAATCCGGGAAAAAGTCGGGGACAAAAAGGTCATCCTGGGACTCAGCGGCGGGGTGGACTCGTCTGTGACCGCGTCTCTGGTCCAGGCGGCCATCGGGAGCCGGCTCACCTGCGTCTTCATCGACAACGGGCTTTTGAGGGAAAACGAGGCGCTGGATCTGAAAAAAACCTTTAAAAAAAACATCGCGTCGAAAATCCGGCTCGTCAGCGCCAAACGCAAATTTTTATCCGCGCTTTCCAAAGTGACCGATCCTGAAAAAAAGAGAAAGATCATCGGCCGGATTTTTGTGGATGTCTTTGAGGCCGAGGCCCAAAAAATCAAAGGCGTTGAGTTCCTGGCCCAGGGAACCATCTACCCGGACGTCATCGAATCCAAATCGGCCCACGGCGGCCCCAGCGCCGTGATCAAATCCCATCACAATGTGGGGGGGCTGCCCGAACGGATGAAACTCAAGCTCATCGAGCCCTTAAACTCCCTTTTCAAGGACGAGGTCCGGGAACTGGGCCTGGAGCTGGGGCTGGACGAGGGCCTGATATGGCGCCACCCCTTCCCGGGGCCGGGGCTGGCCATCCGGATCATGGGCGCCGTGACGCAGAAAAAGCTGTCTCTGCTCAGAAAAGTGGACGCGATTTTGCTTGACGAAATCGAAAAAAATAAATATGGCCGAAAGCTGTGGCAGGCGTTCGCGGTTCTTCTGCCGATCAAGACCGTCGGGGTCATGGGCGACAAAAGAACCTATGACCACATCGCGGCCATCCGCGCCGTGACCAGCAAAGACGCCATGACCGCCGACTGGGCCAGGCTTCCCCATGATCTCCTGGCCGAAATCTCAAACCGGATCATCAACGAGGTCGACGGGATCAACCGGGCGGTTTACGACATCACCTCCAAACCCCCTGGAACCATTGAGTGGGAGTAA
- a CDS encoding hypothetical protein (Evidence 5 : Unknown function) — protein sequence MSRKNDMDLIIGMGDDEGLGSFSKGGLAGAGLQSLKRTVAFLSIAFALVIIVLSFLGHRILSARLGDIHSAGEKESQTLSQNFEAGLTDLAARQDALEKRVESDQKASKARDKKTKSALSLLNQGLYKARSLYAPKKEFQDLREKTQTEIAALGKGLKDAVLKMREAAGQMDERAGRMAGELADGLESASRRLKDMSDELALAQADISSLAADKANKKDLREEISKAAQALRGALEENQGRMDSLKGKVDSLNGQVDALKSQVDSSLKGRISALKGRLDSLKDRMGRMEETAAQVETLGKEIDKIAFIQKRFTTIEKKMGRVKIQMDSIRNDISKIDDIQSDLYFQKQETNQIKKMLSPPPGNDGDAKSREDIIETEITGGE from the coding sequence ATGAGCCGGAAAAACGACATGGATCTGATTATCGGAATGGGCGACGATGAAGGCCTGGGCTCTTTTTCAAAAGGCGGCCTGGCCGGGGCCGGGCTCCAGAGCCTCAAACGAACCGTCGCCTTTTTGTCCATCGCCTTCGCGCTGGTCATCATCGTTTTGTCTTTTTTGGGCCACCGGATCCTGTCCGCCAGACTGGGCGACATTCACAGCGCCGGTGAAAAGGAGTCCCAGACCCTGTCCCAAAACTTTGAAGCCGGCCTGACCGACCTGGCCGCCCGGCAGGACGCTTTGGAAAAACGCGTCGAATCCGATCAAAAGGCGTCAAAGGCGCGGGATAAAAAAACAAAATCCGCCCTGTCCCTTCTGAACCAGGGGCTTTACAAAGCGCGGTCCCTGTACGCCCCCAAAAAAGAATTTCAAGACCTGCGGGAAAAAACACAGACCGAGATCGCGGCCCTTGGAAAGGGGCTGAAAGACGCTGTTTTAAAAATGCGTGAGGCGGCCGGCCAAATGGATGAGCGGGCCGGCCGAATGGCCGGCGAACTGGCCGATGGTCTGGAATCCGCCTCCAGGCGGCTCAAAGACATGTCCGACGAGCTGGCCCTGGCCCAGGCCGACATCTCTTCCCTCGCCGCCGACAAGGCGAACAAAAAAGACCTGCGGGAGGAAATATCAAAGGCCGCCCAGGCGCTGCGCGGGGCGCTGGAAGAAAACCAGGGACGGATGGATTCCCTCAAGGGCAAGGTGGATTCCCTTAATGGCCAGGTGGATGCCCTCAAGAGCCAGGTGGACTCCTCCCTCAAAGGCCGGATAAGCGCTCTCAAGGGCCGGTTGGATTCCCTCAAGGACCGGATGGGCCGGATGGAGGAGACGGCGGCCCAGGTTGAGACCCTTGGCAAAGAAATCGACAAAATCGCCTTCATCCAAAAACGCTTCACAACCATTGAGAAAAAAATGGGGCGGGTGAAAATACAGATGGACTCGATTCGAAATGACATATCCAAAATCGACGACATCCAAAGCGACCTTTACTTTCAAAAGCAGGAGACGAATCAGATCAAAAAAATGCTGTCCCCGCCCCCTGGAAACGACGGGGACGCAAAATCCCGGGAGGACATCATCGAAACCGAGATCACCGGCGGGGAGTGA
- the kdsB gene encoding 3-deoxy-manno-octulosonate cytidylyltransferase: MKVVALIPARFASTRFRGKPLAEIAGKPMIRMVCERVAAARLVSETAVATDDPRIRDAVTAFGGRVVMTSPESRSGTDRLSEAADKMGLKDDDIVVNVQGDQPLVHPDCVNEVVEPFFSDPGLGMSTLAFKIVNKRETHDPKDVKVVFDSRGNALYFSRSPIPHGRDTECDMFKHLGIYAYTQKFLKEFAAFPPGRLEDIEKLEQLRALEQGRRIRVVVTRHDSPEVDLPEDIARIERAMEKEPLTPRR, translated from the coding sequence ATGAAAGTTGTGGCGCTTATTCCGGCCCGGTTCGCCTCAACCCGGTTCAGGGGCAAGCCCCTGGCCGAAATCGCCGGCAAACCCATGATCCGGATGGTGTGCGAGCGCGTGGCGGCGGCCCGCCTTGTCTCCGAGACGGCGGTGGCCACTGACGACCCCCGGATCCGCGACGCGGTGACGGCGTTCGGGGGCCGGGTGGTCATGACATCCCCTGAAAGCCGTTCCGGAACGGACCGGCTTTCCGAGGCGGCCGATAAAATGGGGCTCAAAGACGACGACATTGTCGTCAACGTCCAGGGCGACCAGCCCCTGGTTCATCCGGACTGCGTCAACGAGGTGGTGGAGCCGTTTTTTTCCGATCCGGGTCTGGGCATGAGCACCCTGGCCTTTAAAATCGTCAATAAAAGGGAAACACACGATCCCAAGGATGTCAAGGTGGTCTTTGACAGCCGGGGGAACGCCCTTTATTTTTCGCGGTCCCCCATTCCCCATGGCCGGGACACGGAATGCGATATGTTCAAACACCTGGGGATCTACGCGTACACCCAAAAGTTTTTGAAAGAGTTCGCCGCGTTTCCCCCGGGGAGGCTGGAGGACATTGAAAAGCTGGAGCAGCTCCGGGCGCTGGAGCAGGGCCGCCGCATCCGGGTGGTGGTGACCCGCCACGACTCCCCCGAGGTGGATCTTCCCGAGGACATCGCCCGGATTGAGCGCGCCATGGAAAAAGAGCCGCTCACTCCCCGCCGGTGA
- the larB gene encoding Pyridinium-3,5-biscarboxylic acid mononucleotide synthase yields MNIDLLKKELENFASGKASLDETSRKLISMSYEDINYAHIDHHRSIRKGFPEVIFGEGKTSAQIIGIMEKITAQENVCLATRVAPGKAEKIKTRFPGASYDEDSRMIVWKKQGMEEKAAGGRGDVLVISAGTSDIPVAKEALITARAMGNRTESVFDVGVSGIHRLFAHREKIAAASVLVVAAGMEGALPSVVAGMTSRPVIAVPTSVGYGAGFGGLAALLGMLNSCASNVAVVNIDNGFGAGYMAAIINRD; encoded by the coding sequence ATGAATATCGATCTTTTAAAAAAAGAGCTTGAAAATTTCGCGTCGGGAAAAGCGTCCCTGGATGAAACCTCCCGAAAACTCATCTCCATGTCCTATGAAGACATCAACTACGCCCATATAGACCATCACCGAAGCATTCGCAAGGGATTTCCCGAAGTCATCTTCGGAGAGGGAAAAACATCCGCGCAGATCATCGGAATCATGGAAAAAATAACGGCGCAGGAAAACGTGTGCCTGGCGACCCGTGTGGCCCCCGGGAAGGCGGAAAAGATCAAAACCCGCTTTCCCGGCGCGTCCTATGACGAAGACTCCCGGATGATCGTGTGGAAAAAACAGGGCATGGAGGAAAAAGCGGCCGGGGGCCGGGGCGACGTGCTGGTGATTTCGGCCGGGACCTCGGACATTCCCGTGGCCAAAGAGGCGCTGATCACGGCCCGGGCCATGGGAAACCGGACGGAGTCCGTCTTCGACGTGGGGGTCTCGGGAATCCACCGGCTTTTCGCCCACAGGGAAAAAATCGCCGCCGCCTCGGTTCTGGTGGTGGCGGCGGGCATGGAGGGGGCGCTGCCCAGCGTGGTCGCCGGCATGACGTCCCGGCCGGTCATCGCCGTTCCCACCAGCGTGGGGTACGGGGCCGGCTTCGGCGGCCTGGCGGCGCTTTTGGGGATGCTCAACAGCTGCGCCTCCAACGTGGCCGTGGTGAACATCGACAACGGATTCGGCGCGGGCTATATGGCCGCCATCATCAACCGGGACTGA
- a CDS encoding GNAT family N-acetyltransferase: MVILLKAHYGFFFHKKKQKQESGARIMNFEIRIGYRPGVIGRVCFLHAVYYAGEWNFGHVFEAGVAVELADFIERHDPSRDRIWTLDADGEIEGSIAIQGSRDGESRAWLRWFIVSDRLKGKGAGRRLVERAVSFSREAGFEKVSLWTFQGLSAARHLYERFGFRQVEEKPGSRWGRTVNERRFELDLTAS, translated from the coding sequence ATGGTAATTCTTTTAAAAGCACATTACGGATTTTTTTTCCATAAAAAAAAGCAAAAACAAGAAAGCGGGGCCAGGATCATGAATTTTGAAATCAGGATCGGATACCGGCCGGGGGTGATCGGACGGGTGTGTTTTCTCCATGCCGTCTATTATGCCGGGGAATGGAATTTCGGCCATGTGTTCGAGGCCGGGGTGGCGGTGGAGCTGGCGGATTTCATCGAGCGCCACGACCCCTCCAGGGACCGGATATGGACCCTGGACGCGGATGGCGAGATTGAGGGCTCCATCGCCATCCAGGGGTCCCGGGACGGGGAGAGCCGGGCCTGGCTGAGGTGGTTTATTGTTTCGGACCGCCTCAAGGGAAAGGGCGCCGGTCGGCGTCTCGTTGAGCGGGCCGTTTCATTTTCCAGGGAAGCGGGATTTGAAAAAGTCTCCCTCTGGACGTTTCAGGGCCTTTCAGCGGCGAGACATCTGTATGAGCGCTTTGGATTCAGGCAGGTGGAGGAAAAACCGGGAAGCCGGTGGGGAAGGACGGTGAATGAGAGGCGCTTTGAGCTGGATTTGACAGCATCGTAA
- a CDS encoding conserved membrane hypothetical protein (Evidence 4 : Unknown function but conserved in other organisms), whose amino-acid sequence MIPGPNQRDFHHSKKPVARAHALADDSKNTIFSLFAVLEESKIMTHSVSAKHWGWLTGGAALGAVFFIAVLAVKPIGVSTQFVIFDAIIWDMASNDLITADKNAKSGYSSPNAYLGKSGGKYAKNARHPLNYSFVFVLAMALGGFVSFALRKTRPDRSERAVPGVWRERFGDSRAKRYAWAFIGGILSLFGARLAGGCTSGHMMSGMMQTAISGYLFAAGAFLAAVPFSILFYKKRGE is encoded by the coding sequence ATGATCCCGGGTCCGAATCAACGGGATTTTCATCACTCAAAAAAGCCGGTCGCCCGCGCTCACGCCCTGGCGGACGATTCAAAAAATACCATCTTTTCACTTTTTGCCGTTTTGGAGGAATCTAAAATCATGACACATTCGGTTTCAGCGAAACATTGGGGGTGGCTCACCGGGGGAGCGGCCCTGGGCGCGGTGTTTTTCATCGCGGTCCTGGCGGTCAAACCCATCGGGGTGTCCACCCAGTTTGTCATCTTCGACGCCATCATCTGGGACATGGCGTCAAACGATTTGATCACGGCGGATAAAAACGCCAAATCCGGCTACTCCAGCCCCAACGCCTACCTGGGCAAAAGCGGGGGCAAATACGCCAAAAACGCCCGCCATCCACTGAACTACAGCTTTGTGTTCGTCCTGGCCATGGCGCTGGGGGGTTTTGTGTCCTTTGCCCTTCGGAAGACCCGGCCGGACCGTTCGGAGCGCGCCGTTCCCGGGGTCTGGAGAGAGCGCTTCGGCGATTCCCGGGCGAAACGCTATGCCTGGGCCTTTATCGGCGGGATACTGTCGCTTTTCGGGGCGCGTCTGGCCGGGGGATGCACCAGCGGCCATATGATGAGCGGCATGATGCAGACCGCCATCAGCGGTTATCTTTTCGCCGCCGGCGCCTTTCTGGCGGCGGTTCCTTTTTCCATCCTGTTTTACAAAAAAAGGGGGGAATAA
- a CDS encoding conserved membrane hypothetical protein (Evidence 4 : Unknown function but conserved in other organisms) — MSIILAIVIGGLFGFVLERAGAADPEKIINMLRLKDLHLMKAILFGIGISSLALFSLMGAGVMGNSHLSVKASYVGVVAGGCLLGLGWSLSGFCPGTGLAAAGARRRDALFYILGGLVGAFLFTLSYGSLKSGFLFQKLFGGKATLAATGIDGYPALAGSIPGWMMAGGVALAFIVIACLLPLRPGDKA; from the coding sequence ATGTCGATCATTCTTGCCATTGTCATCGGGGGGCTGTTCGGGTTTGTTCTGGAAAGGGCCGGGGCCGCCGATCCTGAAAAAATCATCAACATGCTCAGGCTCAAGGACCTTCACCTCATGAAAGCCATCCTTTTCGGCATCGGGATCAGCAGCCTGGCGCTCTTTTCTCTCATGGGCGCGGGCGTCATGGGAAATTCCCATCTCAGCGTCAAGGCCTCCTATGTGGGGGTCGTGGCCGGGGGATGCCTTCTGGGGCTCGGGTGGTCCCTGTCCGGGTTCTGCCCGGGAACCGGCCTTGCGGCGGCCGGGGCCCGTCGCCGGGACGCGCTTTTTTACATCCTGGGGGGCCTTGTCGGCGCGTTTTTATTCACCCTGTCCTACGGGTCTTTGAAGTCCGGCTTTTTGTTTCAGAAGCTGTTCGGGGGAAAGGCCACCCTCGCCGCCACCGGGATTGACGGATATCCGGCCCTGGCCGGCTCCATCCCCGGCTGGATGATGGCCGGGGGCGTGGCCCTGGCGTTTATCGTCATCGCATGCCTTTTGCCGCTGCGCCCGGGAGATAAGGCATAG
- a CDS encoding conserved hypothetical protein (Evidence 4 : Unknown function but conserved in other organisms), giving the protein MCLIVFSHHAHPKYRLALAANRDEFYERPAAPLGFWEDHPQILGGRDLTGGGSWMGVNKRLSFAAITNYRDPASINPDAPTRGNLVKDFLLDGQSPREYMARVEKIGPRHNGFNLIVGDRDEAWFYSNGAAARGKGAQKIPPGFYGLSNRILDTPWPKVKKAKAALKPMLTRDEVKTEAVFQALGDRSLPPAEDLPETGVGPEWEKMLSPVFISSPGYGTRGSSILLIEKNETARFLERRFIPQKDGSPRETTREFRVRGETNGPF; this is encoded by the coding sequence ATGTGTCTGATCGTTTTTTCCCACCACGCTCACCCGAAATACCGCCTGGCCCTGGCGGCCAACCGGGATGAGTTTTATGAGCGTCCCGCCGCCCCTTTGGGATTCTGGGAGGATCATCCCCAGATACTGGGGGGCCGGGACCTCACGGGGGGCGGCTCATGGATGGGCGTCAACAAAAGACTTTCCTTCGCCGCCATCACCAACTACCGGGACCCCGCCTCCATCAATCCCGACGCCCCGACCCGGGGAAACCTGGTGAAAGATTTTCTGCTGGATGGCCAAAGCCCCCGGGAGTATATGGCGCGGGTGGAAAAAATCGGCCCCCGGCATAACGGCTTCAATCTCATCGTCGGGGACCGGGACGAGGCGTGGTTTTATTCCAACGGCGCCGCGGCCCGGGGGAAAGGCGCCCAAAAAATTCCCCCGGGTTTTTACGGGCTCAGCAACCGAATTCTGGACACCCCGTGGCCCAAGGTTAAAAAAGCAAAAGCCGCCTTAAAGCCCATGCTCACGCGGGATGAAGTCAAAACAGAGGCGGTCTTTCAGGCCCTGGGCGACCGGTCCCTTCCCCCTGCCGAAGACCTTCCCGAAACCGGCGTGGGGCCCGAATGGGAAAAAATGCTGTCCCCGGTCTTTATTTCAAGCCCGGGATACGGGACCCGGGGCTCGTCCATTCTTCTCATTGAAAAAAACGAAACCGCGCGTTTCCTGGAGCGCCGCTTCATTCCCCAAAAAGACGGCTCCCCGCGTGAAACCACCCGGGAATTCAGGGTCCGGGGGGAGACAAACGGCCCGTTTTGA